From Lagenorhynchus albirostris chromosome 10, mLagAlb1.1, whole genome shotgun sequence, the proteins below share one genomic window:
- the ZBTB12 gene encoding zinc finger and BTB domain-containing protein 12, protein MASGVEVLRFQLPGHEAATLRNMNQLRAEERFCDVTIVADSLKFRGHKVILAACSPFLRDQFLLNPSSELQVSLMHSARIVADLLLSCYTGALEFAVRDIVNYLTAASYLQMEHVVEKCRNALSQFIEPKIGLKEDGVSDASLVSSVSATKSLLPPARTPKPAPKPPPPPPLPPPLLRPVKLEFPLDEDLELKAEEEDEDEDEDVSDICIVKVESALEVAHRLKPPGGLGGGLGIGGSVGSHLGELAQSSVPPSTVAPPQGVVKACYSLSEDAEGEGLLLIPGGRASVGATSGLVEAAAVAMAARGAGGSLGAGGSRGPLPGGFSSGNPLKNIKCTKCPEVFQGVEKLVFHMRAQHFIFMCPRCGKQFNHSSNLNRHMNVHRGVKSHSCGICGKCFTQKSTLHDHLNLHSGARPYRCSYCDVRFAHKPAIRRHLKEQHGKTTAENVLEASVAEINVLIR, encoded by the coding sequence ATGGCCTCTGGGGTGGAAGTCCTGCGCTTCCAGCTGCCCGGCCACGAGGCCGCTACGCTGCGGAACATGAACCAGCTCCGCGCAGAGGAGCGGTTTTGCGACGTGACCATTGTGGCCGACAGCCTCAAGTTCCGCGGCCACAAGGTCATCTTGGCCGCCTGCTCGCCGTTCCTGCGGGACCAGTTCCtgctgaatcccagctctgagtTGCAGGTCTCCCTGATGCACAGTGCACGCATAGTGGCTGACCTGCTCCTTTCTTGCTATACGGGCGCCCTGGAATTCGCCGTCAGGGACATTGTTAACTACCTGACGGCCGCCTCCTACCTGCAGATGGAGCACGTGGTGGAGAAATGCCGGAATGCCCTCAGCCAGTTCATCGAGCCCAAGATAGGCCTCAAAGAGGATGGGGTCAGCGATGCCAGCCTTGTAAGCAGTGTCAGTGCCACCaaatccctcctccctcccgccAGGACCCCGAAGCCAGCCCccaaacccccacccccaccccctctcccccctccactCCTGCGGCCTGTGAAGCTGGAGTTCCCGCTGGATGAGGACCTAGAGCTGAAGGCCGAGgaagaggatgaggatgaggacgAGGACGTGTCTGACATCTGCATCGTCAAGGTGGAATCGGCCTTGGAGGTGGCACACCGGCTCAAACCTCCCGGAGGCCTGGGAGGAGGCCTGGGCATCGGAGGCTCTGTGGGCAGCCACCTTGGCGAGCTGGCCCAGAGCAGCGTGCCCCCCAGCACTGTGGCTCCACCGCAGGGCGTGGTGAAAGCCTGCTACAGCCTGTCCGAGGACGCAGAAGGGGAGGGCCTGCTGTTGATCCCAGGAGGCCGGGCCAGTGTGGGGGCCACCTCAGGCCTGGTGGAGGCAGCAGCGGTGGCCATGGCtgcccggggggcggggggcagcctgggggcggggggcagtcgGGGACCCCTGCCCGGAGGCTTTTCCAGTGGCAATCCCCTAAAGAACATCAAGTGCACCAAGTGCCCGGAAGTGTTCCAGGGCGTGGAGAAGCTGGTCTTCCACATGCGGGCGCAGCACTTCATATTCATGTGCCCGCGCTGCGGCAAGCAGTTCAACCACAGCAGCAACCTCAACCGCCACATGAACGTGCACCGCGGCGTCAAGTCGCACTCGTGTGGCATCTGCGGCAAGTGCTTCACACAGAAGTCCACGCTGCACGACCACCTCAACCTCCACTCGGGAGCGAGGCCCTATCGCTGTTCCTACTGCGATGTGCGCTTCGCTCACAAGCCTGCCATTAGGCGGCACCTCAAGGAGCAGCACGGCAAGACCACGGCCGAGAACGTGCTGGAGGCCAGCGTGGCTGAGATCAACGTCCTCATCCGCTAG